The Candidatus Hydrogenedentota bacterium genome segment CGGCGTCTGCTTCGACAAAACGGGCGCTATGCGAATCATGTGCCTACCTCCGGTGTCGCTCCGGCGAGGGAGCGTGTATGCCGTATCGTAACGCAGCGGGCCGGATAATGCCTATCCATACGAGGACTCGCCCAGTTGTTTCAATACCCGCGCTATGCTTGAATACGTCATTGGCAGTCATTGGGAGAAACCTCTGTTGAGCGGTATGACACACGATTCCGGCGCGATACACCCAGAGCCCGGGGAAGCCCGCGAGGTGCTTCCGTTGCAGTTCGTGGAGGAAGTGTCTCACGTGGGCAACGCGCCGGACGTGTGTCCGTACCTGCCCGACCGCGTAGCCACATACCGCGTCTGCGAAGGGGACCTCGCCGCGCAACGGTACGAAGAATTGCTTGTGGCGGGTTACCGGCGCAACGGGGCGTATCTGTACCGCCCTGTTTGCCGCGAGTGCAATGAATGCAAGATGCTGCGCGTGCTCGTGCGCGAGTTTCACCGCACGAAGGAACAGCGCCGCATCTGGAATCGCGGTAACCGGACATTTCGGGTGTCTTTGGCCCGCCCCCGTTTCACGCAGGAGAAAGGCCGCCTTTACAGCGAGTACCTGCGCTACCAGCACGGTGCGGAGCACGCCGCGTGGGAGAGGGAAGCCTACGGGCGGTTCCTGGTCGAATCCTGTATCGGCCCGAGGACGATCGAGGTCCAGCTTCGCGCGGGCGACCGGCTCGCCGGCGTGGGCATCCTCGACCGTCTCGGCAACGCGCTCTCGTCCGTGTATTTCTATTTTGACCCAGCGTTCGCGCGCCACAGCCCCGGTACTTACTCGGCGCTATACGAAATCGACCTCGCGCGCCAGTGGGGGATGGACTACTACTACCTCGGCTTTTATATCCGCGGCTGCCCGAGCATGAGTTACAAGGCCCGGTTTCGCCCCTGTGAATACAAGGCGCCAGACGACGCGGTCTGGCGCCGCGTGGAACGGCAGATGCCGCAGCCAGGAAACGAACCACCGATGAACACCGATTGAAATCCTTCTTCATCGGTGTGCTTATGTGTGCTTCTTCTTCTTCGCACCAGGGAAAGGGGCAAGGGAGAACAGGCGGCCAAAAGCCCCGCGGTGTGATTGGAGTCT includes the following:
- a CDS encoding arginyltransferase codes for the protein MSGMTHDSGAIHPEPGEAREVLPLQFVEEVSHVGNAPDVCPYLPDRVATYRVCEGDLAAQRYEELLVAGYRRNGAYLYRPVCRECNECKMLRVLVREFHRTKEQRRIWNRGNRTFRVSLARPRFTQEKGRLYSEYLRYQHGAEHAAWEREAYGRFLVESCIGPRTIEVQLRAGDRLAGVGILDRLGNALSSVYFYFDPAFARHSPGTYSALYEIDLARQWGMDYYYLGFYIRGCPSMSYKARFRPCEYKAPDDAVWRRVERQMPQPGNEPPMNTD